In the Plasmodium chabaudi chabaudi strain AS genome assembly, chromosome: 13 genome, one interval contains:
- a CDS encoding snRNA-activating protein complex subunit 3, putative: MDERKYSSFNLPIPHFPINLLFETNEYDFYKLKNGEGNGKERDNEKNETKNKKQIDDLESVINENENESESENEKLFMKYLKNIVGKNEDNNNNQTDSIGIISNSNTHSSSNNFPNENKENDDEFDDFTNKESAFSVIDSIDTVVTNKNEIKKNVHLFEKFDNIHIKEELKMEWIYHTTPKAFTPKIVDIKEFEEECKKIKQRLKMGYHSKEAENCCEEEKEEKKEENEEDPLVNVQNCENNDKIKTKFYKYLIKVLLSGVRTPNVSEIINHVVYYNCNNWQHKIDLNVLKKVANNSKKRKVLNRTKCYLDWLPKIEENTFSKYQIISKLKKKTMSKTFKLVCDFNNTILKSLYINQNTIDTFYAQEPFLVLNTKQLKCLSSSDIFIISVSFYHPIRGIKIAEFEILSTQTLANLTDVFFCFDTSNYGMPKFSGSVYYIDGILYPDVRDKDALDYSTSIINFYKNRKNISSSTASSSSNSNLDDFLKHPYKIYQDKAVLKDIKIPLYKKCCFLHQGNCEHRIVFSNVRQYNKFRDKDISQYPIRTFKPNIATKYCICCHKNIAQKIIIDSYLFKENPSYVCDGCFELFLLDSNGKPVDDMMKHFQYINDI; encoded by the coding sequence atggatgaaagaaaatatagttCATTTAATTTGCCAATTCCGCATTTCCCTATAAATCTTTTGTTTGAGACAAATGaatatgatttttataagtTAAAGAATGGGGAAGGGAATGGTAAAGAGAgggataatgaaaaaaacgaaacaaaaaataaaaaacaaattgaTGACCTCGAAAGtgtaataaatgaaaacgAAAATGAAAGTGAAAGTGAAAATGAGAAACTGTTTATGAAATATctcaaaaatattgttggaaaaaatgaagataataataataaccaAACGGACAGTATAGGAATCATAAGCAACAGTAATACTCATAGTAGTagtaataattttccaaatgaaaataaagaaaatgatgacGAATTCGATGATTTTACTAACAAAGAATCAGCATTTTCTGTAATTGATTCTATCGATACAGTagtaacaaataaaaatgaaataaaaaaaaatgttcatctttttgaaaagtttgataatattcatataaaagaGGAACTGAAAATGGAATGGATATACCACACAACTCCAAAAGCATTTACACCTAAAATTGTTGACATAAAAGAGTTTGAAGAAgaatgcaaaaaaataaaacaaaggCTCAAAATGGGGTATCATTCCAAAGAAGCGGAAAATTGTTGTGAGGAAGAGAAGGAAGAAAAGAAAGAGGAAAACGAAGAAGATCCACTAGTCAATGTTCaaaattgtgaaaataatgataaaataaaaacaaagttttacaaatatttaataaaagtatTATTATCAGGTGTGCGTACTCCAAATGTTAGTGAGATTATTAATCACGtagtatattataattgtaataattggcaacataaaattgatttaaatgtattaaaaaaagtagcaaataattctaaaaaaagaaaagtatTGAACAGGACAAAATGCTATTTAGATTGGCTACCAAAAATAGAAGAAAATACATTTAGTAAATATCAGattatatcaaaattaaaaaaaaaaacaatgtCAAAAACATTTAAATTGGTATGcgattttaataatactatattaaaatcgttgtatataaatcaaaatacTATTGACACATTTTACGCACAAGAACCATTTCTAgttttaaatacaaaacaATTGAAATGTCTTTCATCTAGtgacatttttataatttcagTCTCTTTTTATCATCCAATTCGAGGTATAAAAATAGCCgaatttgaaatattatcaacACAGACACTAGCGAATTTAACAGATGTTTTTTTCTGCTTTGATACTTCAAATTATGGTATGCCAAAATTTTCAGGATCTGTATATTACATTGATGGTATTCTATATCCAGATGTAAGAGATAAAGATGCATTGGATTATTCAACAtctataattaatttttataaaaatcgaaaaaatatatcttcaTCCACTGCTTCATCTAGTAGTAATAGTAACTTAGATGATTTTCTTAAACACccttataaaatataccaAGATAAAGCAGTTcttaaagatataaaaattcctttatacaaaaaatgttgtTTTTTACATCAAGGGAATTGTGAACATAGAATTGTTTTTAGTAATGTAAGACAATATAATAAGTTTAGAGATAAAGATATTTCTCAATATCCAATTCGAACTTTTAAACCGAATATTGCaacaaaatattgtatatgttgccacaaaaatatagcacaaaaaattattatagaTAGTTATTTATTCAAAGAAAATCCATCATATGTATGTGATGGTTGTTTCGAATTGTTTTTGTTAGACTCAAATGGAAAACCAGTTGATGATATGATGAAGCACTTTCAGTATATCAACGACATTTGA
- a CDS encoding apicoplast ribosomal protein S10 precursor, putative → MNLKFHFIFLIVYYTYNISDAFKIKPIQKTPFRYERIKPLRKVTRVYNNEEKVYSGLKELDIIKKWQNNYHLRIVLDSYFSDHLQKAVLNIKEKISQYPQFIISGPIPKKTIRKRFTFLRSPHVDKDSREQFEIKQYGCKLDIFLNSSISLKNNQFTNFLSVKLPRFVGFEYYFEENYKGLKKEDLKNLKKKKYVSKYYTNVLNAKEKKKYVDLLLENSKYMNVRLPRNFFDLYKYPLEILQHYYKKTMEKKKWYHENEELMKKIESLSFD, encoded by the exons atgaacttgaaatttcattttatttttttaatagtatactatacttataatattagtgatgcctttaaaataaaaccaaTACAAAAAACTCCATTTCGTTATGAAAGAATAAAACCACTGAGAAAAGTCACAAGAGTTTACAACAAT GAAGAAAAGGTTTATAGCGGCCTAAAAGAGCTAGATATTATAAAGAAGTGGCAAAACAATTATCACCTTCGTATTGTTTTGGATTCATACTTTTCTGATCATTTACAAAAAGctgttttaaatattaaagaaaaaattagtCAATACCCAcagtttattatttctggACCAAttccaaaaaaaacgatAAGAAAACG ATTTACTTTCTTAAGATCACCTCATGTTGACAAGGACAGCAGAGAAcaatttgaaataaaacagTATGGCTGCAAATtagacatttttttaaattcttcAATtagtttaaaaaacaatCAAT TcactaattttttatcagtAAAGCTGCCTCGTTTTGTTGGATTTGAGTACTACTttgaagaaaattataagggcttaaaaaaagaggaccttaaaaatttaaaaaaaaaaaaatacgttagtaaatattatactaATGTATTAAATGctaaggaaaaaaaaaagtatgtggatttattattagaaaattctaaatatatgaatgtaAGACTACCaagaaatttttttgaCTTATACAAATACCCTTTAGAGATACTACAACATTATTACAAAAA gactatggaaaaaaaaaaatggtacCACGAAAATGAAGAgctaatgaaaaaaattgagtCTCTTTCTTTTGATTAG